One Mycobacteroides salmoniphilum DNA segment encodes these proteins:
- a CDS encoding metal-sensitive transcriptional regulator encodes MIDDQDSITAILSRLRRAQGQLGGVINMIENGRDCKDVVTQLAAVSRALDRAGFKIVATGLRECITADRNGDTAPMTEAELEKLFLALA; translated from the coding sequence ATGATCGACGATCAAGACAGCATCACCGCGATCCTCAGCAGACTGCGCCGGGCCCAAGGGCAGCTGGGCGGCGTGATCAACATGATCGAAAACGGGCGCGACTGCAAAGACGTCGTGACTCAGCTGGCCGCCGTATCACGAGCGCTCGACCGCGCCGGATTCAAGATCGTCGCCACGGGTCTGCGGGAATGCATCACCGCCGATCGCAACGGAGACACCGCGCCCATGACCGAGGCCGAACTCGAGAAACTGTTCCTGGCTCTCGCCTAG
- a CDS encoding RND family transporter: MRCVRQFAVPIVLAWLLLTVAVNLLVPPIESVARDHAVTMSPHDAPAMIAAKHIGQKYHESDSDSIAMIVLEGDGELGEQAHHYYDTLVHALRADPEHVQHVQDVWGDPLTAAGAQSRDGKAAYVQLNLAGDQGSTLGNKSVAAVRTIVDNSAPPPGLKVYVTGPAALTTDMNEAADKSMLIMMGVTGAVIMLMLLITYRSVSTMLLVLVMVGFEMGTARGVVAILGNYDLLGFSTFVVAMLSSLAIAAGTDYAIFLIGRYQEARQAGQDRETAYYTMFRGTFHIILGSGLTIAGATLCLHLARLSYFKALGIPSALGLLVVVAGALTAAPAVVVIASRFGLLDPKRAVKVRRWRRIGTATVRWPGAVFAASLAIALIGIAIMPTMKVSYNDRFYIPADLPSNVGYAAAERHFSAATMNPDILMVESDHDMRNAGDMIILDKIAKDVFRSPGIAMVQSITRPLGGPIEHTSIPFQISAQSIPIQQNLQFMKDRTADMLSMSSDLGAVIGSMERMQSLLGQMSNATHRMTADMADAMATLNEIRDHLADFDDVIRPLRNYSYWEQHCFDIPACSAIRSVFDAIDGVDTFSDKMRALTAGVGSIDAVIPQMTAQFPPIIAVAKSMRGSLLTMHSSFSSLVTQMAQMTDTASAMGQAFDASRSGDYFYLPPEAFQNNDFQRGLKLFLSPDGKAARFVITHDKDPATPAGISSVISELEAAHQAVKGTTLTDATFYLTGTAAIYRDIQSGSHYDLLIVGIAALTLIFVVMMVITRALVASLVIVGTVLLSLGAAFGLSVLVWQHIFGLELNWIAPVFGLIILLAVGSDYNLLLVSRFQEEIGAGLKTGIIRSMGETGSVVTSAGLVFAFTMMSMAASDLSSIGQAGSTIGLGLLFDTLIVRSLMTPSIAGLLGPWFWWPLRVRKRAIPRRV; encoded by the coding sequence ATGCGATGTGTTCGCCAATTCGCTGTCCCCATTGTGCTGGCCTGGCTATTACTGACCGTGGCAGTGAACCTGCTTGTGCCACCGATTGAATCGGTGGCAAGAGATCACGCGGTGACGATGTCGCCGCATGATGCGCCGGCAATGATCGCGGCTAAACACATCGGCCAGAAGTACCACGAATCAGACTCCGACAGCATCGCGATGATCGTGCTCGAGGGCGACGGAGAACTCGGCGAGCAGGCACACCATTACTACGACACCTTGGTGCACGCGCTGCGCGCCGACCCCGAGCATGTGCAACACGTACAGGACGTGTGGGGGGACCCGCTGACTGCAGCCGGCGCGCAGAGCCGCGACGGCAAGGCCGCATATGTCCAGCTCAATCTGGCCGGCGACCAGGGCAGCACGCTAGGCAACAAGTCGGTGGCAGCGGTCCGCACAATTGTGGACAACTCCGCCCCACCGCCGGGCCTCAAGGTCTACGTCACCGGCCCGGCGGCGCTGACCACGGACATGAATGAGGCCGCTGATAAGAGCATGCTCATCATGATGGGCGTGACGGGCGCGGTCATCATGCTCATGCTTCTCATCACGTACCGCTCCGTCAGCACGATGTTGCTGGTTTTGGTCATGGTCGGCTTCGAGATGGGCACCGCCAGGGGTGTTGTCGCGATTCTCGGAAACTACGACCTCCTAGGATTCTCGACATTCGTGGTGGCCATGTTGTCGTCGTTGGCGATCGCCGCGGGGACCGACTACGCCATCTTTCTCATCGGCCGCTATCAGGAAGCGCGCCAAGCCGGGCAGGACCGAGAAACCGCGTATTACACCATGTTCCGGGGTACCTTCCATATCATCCTGGGCTCAGGTCTGACCATCGCCGGTGCCACGTTGTGTTTGCATCTCGCGCGACTGTCGTACTTCAAGGCACTAGGCATCCCGTCCGCACTGGGGCTGCTTGTCGTTGTCGCGGGCGCCCTCACCGCTGCGCCCGCCGTTGTTGTCATAGCCAGCCGCTTTGGGCTGCTTGATCCCAAGCGGGCTGTGAAGGTTCGGCGCTGGCGGCGTATCGGCACCGCCACGGTGCGCTGGCCCGGCGCGGTATTTGCCGCCTCACTGGCCATAGCGCTCATCGGTATCGCCATCATGCCGACCATGAAGGTGAGCTACAACGACCGGTTCTACATACCGGCCGACCTGCCGTCGAACGTCGGCTACGCAGCCGCTGAGCGCCATTTCTCTGCCGCCACAATGAATCCCGACATTCTGATGGTCGAAAGCGATCACGACATGCGTAACGCCGGCGACATGATCATCCTGGATAAGATTGCCAAGGACGTGTTCCGTTCGCCGGGAATCGCGATGGTACAAAGCATCACCCGCCCCCTGGGCGGGCCGATTGAGCACACCTCCATACCCTTCCAGATCAGTGCCCAGTCGATTCCGATCCAGCAGAACCTTCAATTCATGAAGGACCGTACAGCCGACATGCTCAGCATGAGCAGCGATCTCGGCGCCGTGATCGGCTCCATGGAGCGCATGCAATCCCTGCTGGGCCAGATGAGCAACGCGACCCACCGCATGACAGCGGATATGGCAGACGCGATGGCGACGCTGAACGAAATTCGGGACCATCTGGCCGACTTCGATGACGTGATACGGCCGCTGCGCAACTATTCCTACTGGGAGCAGCACTGTTTCGATATCCCGGCATGTTCGGCCATAAGGTCGGTGTTCGACGCGATCGACGGCGTCGATACGTTCAGCGACAAAATGCGCGCACTGACCGCAGGCGTCGGAAGTATCGACGCAGTCATTCCCCAAATGACCGCCCAGTTCCCACCGATCATCGCCGTGGCCAAGTCCATGCGCGGGAGCCTGCTGACAATGCACAGCAGCTTCTCGAGCCTGGTGACACAGATGGCTCAGATGACCGACACCGCCAGCGCGATGGGGCAAGCCTTCGACGCCTCCCGGAGCGGCGACTACTTCTACCTGCCGCCAGAAGCGTTCCAGAATAACGACTTTCAGCGCGGCCTAAAGCTATTCCTGTCCCCCGACGGCAAAGCCGCACGATTCGTCATCACCCACGACAAGGACCCGGCCACCCCCGCGGGAATCTCCTCAGTCATCTCCGAGTTGGAGGCCGCCCATCAAGCCGTCAAGGGAACCACCCTGACTGACGCCACGTTCTACCTCACCGGTACCGCCGCGATCTACCGCGACATCCAATCCGGCTCTCACTACGACCTTCTTATCGTCGGAATCGCAGCCCTGACACTAATTTTCGTCGTGATGATGGTCATCACACGAGCGCTGGTCGCCTCGCTGGTCATCGTCGGCACCGTCCTGCTGTCCCTCGGCGCCGCATTCGGACTCTCGGTGCTGGTGTGGCAGCACATTTTCGGCCTCGAGCTCAACTGGATCGCGCCCGTCTTCGGACTGATCATCCTGCTGGCTGTCGGCTCGGACTACAACTTGCTGCTCGTATCGCGATTCCAGGAAGAGATCGGTGCGGGACTCAAGACCGGCATCATCCGCTCAATGGGAGAAACCGGCAGCGTCGTCACGTCCGCGGGACTGGTGTTCGCATTCACCATGATGTCCATGGCAGCAAGCGATTTGAGCTCGATCGGCCAGGCCGGAAGCACCATCGGCCTGGGCCTACTGTTCGACACACTCATCGTGCGCTCGCTGATGACCCCGTCCATCGCCGGGCTGCTCGGCCCCTGGTTCTGGTGGCCATTGAGAGTCCGCAAGCGCGCGATACCCAGGAGGGTATAG
- a CDS encoding pyridoxamine 5'-phosphate oxidase family protein, with protein sequence MPRQFTEAERQEFLAAKHIAVLSVAADKGRPPASVPIWYGYTPGGDIQINTSAGNRKARLIEQAGAVTLTVQHEEPPYQYVIVEGTVVDTERPASADVREAIAIRYLGEEAGREFARGYDDADTVLFVVRPDRWFTADFSGEL encoded by the coding sequence ATGCCACGTCAGTTCACCGAAGCAGAACGCCAGGAGTTTCTCGCGGCCAAGCACATCGCCGTGCTGTCGGTTGCGGCCGACAAGGGACGCCCGCCGGCCAGCGTGCCGATCTGGTACGGCTATACGCCCGGTGGAGACATTCAGATCAATACCAGTGCGGGTAACCGCAAGGCACGCCTGATCGAGCAGGCCGGCGCGGTCACGCTGACGGTGCAGCACGAAGAGCCGCCGTATCAGTACGTCATCGTCGAGGGAACGGTTGTCGACACGGAGCGGCCCGCCTCGGCAGATGTACGGGAAGCCATCGCCATTCGCTATCTCGGTGAGGAGGCAGGGCGGGAGTTCGCGCGCGGATACGACGACGCCGACACCGTGCTGTTCGTCGTGCGGCCCGATCGCTGGTTTACCGCGGACTTCTCGGGCGAGCTCTGA
- a CDS encoding MmpS family transport accessory protein gives MRTAIVGALKRAWVAIVVACAVGLGTVAVNHLRGAFGSEPIFSATGSSAEPLVSSTIKQVRYEIYGPSGTAGAVSYLDKNAQPQLADFTSLPWTYTIETTVPAVIASVVAQGNSTTIGCRITVNGRIKDEQSTDGHRAQTSCLVKAA, from the coding sequence ATGCGCACGGCGATAGTTGGCGCGCTGAAACGGGCGTGGGTCGCGATAGTGGTTGCGTGCGCGGTAGGTCTCGGCACAGTCGCCGTGAATCACCTGCGCGGCGCGTTCGGCTCCGAACCCATATTCTCGGCCACCGGCAGCAGCGCAGAACCACTCGTGTCATCCACGATCAAGCAGGTGCGATACGAGATCTACGGTCCCAGCGGCACCGCGGGCGCGGTGAGCTACCTGGACAAAAACGCTCAGCCCCAACTGGCCGATTTCACCAGTTTGCCCTGGACGTACACGATCGAAACTACGGTACCGGCTGTCATCGCCAGTGTTGTGGCGCAAGGCAATAGCACCACCATAGGGTGTCGGATCACCGTGAACGGGCGCATCAAAGATGAGCAGTCCACAGACGGGCACCGCGCCCAGACCTCCTGTCTGGTGAAAGCCGCATGA